The window TGACTTTTTCTTCCGCGAGTACATTTCCCTGCTGCTGGAAGAAGCTGGCCATAAAGTGCTGAAAGCCGCCAGCGCCGAGGAGGGATTGCACATCCTGAAAACCCATCCCTGCTCAATCATCCTCACCGACTGGATGATGCCCGCATTCTCAGGTCTGGATTTTTGCATGCAGGTGCGACGCTGGGAGCAAGGCTACCATTACATCATCCTGTTGACCGGTAAGGAAACCTCTGCGGAAGTAGTGGAAGGACTCAGCGCCGGCGCCGACGACTTCATCAAAAAATCCGCCTCCCCCAGCGAAATGATGGCGCGGGTCAAATGCGGCGCGCGCATCATCCAACAACATCGCAAGCTGGAAGAGCAGAAAGAGAGAATCGCCCAGTTGGCGGAGCGCGACCCGTTAACCAACGTCTATAACCGGCACTTTCTGTACACCAGGCTGCCCGGGGAAATTAAACGCTCCAAACGCTATCACATCGAGCTATCGGTAATCATGACCGACATCGACTACTTCAAACGCATCAACGACGGCCACGGCCATTTGATCGGCGACCGCGCCCTCAAGTTCTTCGCCCGCACCCTGTCTGAAAACCTGCGCCAAAACGTCGATTGGGTGTGCCGCTACGGCGGTGAAGAATTCGTTATTGTGTTGCCCAACACAGAACTGGAAAAAGGCGTCCGCACCGCAGAAAAATTGCGCAGCATTCTGGAGCACTCCGTGATGACCACCGAAAACGGCGAACTCAACTTCACCGCCAGCTTCGGCGTCGCCGCCCTCAGCTCCCTGAAAGACGTCTACGAAATGGAATCCCTGCTACAACTGGCGGACGAACGCCTCTATGAGAGTAAAAACAAAGGGCGTAACTGTGTTTCTTTTTGAGTTTAAAGTTGTCAGGAAATGATAGTGGATGATAAGGCTTTTTAGAGGAAGGTTGGGCCGATTAACCCTGGGGAAACAGCATGCGTCTTTATGACGGAATAAACATGCGACCTGTTTTGAGATTAGCGCGCCGAGGCTTAGTCAAACGAACGGGATAAATCTTCCAGCAACTCACTGCCTATCAATCTGGCAGTCGAATCACCATCGTCCATCTGAAAGAGGAAAGAGGAAAGAGGAAAGATTCAGGGTAAACCATACCCCGTTCGCCCTGAGCCTGTCGAAGGGCTTCCCAGAGCGTTAACTCAAAAAGATCCCTATCAATAGAATTGTATTACTACCGAATTAGCAAGGTGACGATACCCAGGCCCTTCGACAGGCTCAGGGCGAACGGAACTTGGTTATTGTATTCCCAATCCACCAACTTTGTTCAGGTACAAAAACCGATCAAAAATTAGCTCTTGAAACTCACTTCCATCGGTTCGCATTCTGTAGATAGTCATACGCTTCGCCAGATGACTTGTTAGCCCGAATATTTAATGTCGCCACTCCAACCTGCGACATCAAATTTAAGGCAGATAGGCGCCTTATTGATCAAACGATCTGGACAGCTCCTCACTGACCTGCATGCCAGACAGGTGGCTCCTCTCGATAGCGTCTTTCACTGCTTCCTGACAGTAGAGCCCCCATGTATTGTCATACGTGGTCTTAAAGATCGCACGACTTGTAGGACTGAAATTCAACTTGTCGATAGAAACAATACGCCCTCCCTCCATCGTTCTTCTGCTACCTGCTTCATCCGCGTTCACTATTGTCATGCAATTAAAAATGTAAAACCGCTCTCCCTGGCAATTAACGGGCAGTAATTCCCCGCATGTCGAAATCAGCTCTGCGAGCACCTTATACGCTTTGGGCGAAAGGATCATCGTCCCTGGTAACCACATGCTGATATCAGGAATTGGACGATGTGACTCATCGTCATCAGACCTAAACTCACCAACCCAACTCCCTTCCCAAAAGGGTTCTAACGGTAGGTTGTGAAGGCTAAAGGCTAAGTACTGTCGCTGTTCCTGAATATTTTTCGCTTTGCTCAGAAACAGACGCCGATCGAAATGAAGCTGTTGATAGTCGTAACTATCTGGCTGCAGCAAATATATTGTCATTATTTATTAGAATAATTCGCGATTTTATAACGCGCAGAGATTAGTCAATAAGCGGTATTTTTTATATCAGCAGAAAGGTCGAAAAGCTGGCTTGCATCTATGTGCCGATAAGGAATGTTGCCCGCCATCGCGGCGGTATCACAGGCCCTTCGACAGGCTCAGGGCGAACGGTTTCTGGGTGGTGGTTGTCAATTCAGTAGTCAGATAACTCACTTGCCCATGATGGAGAGAACGTGTGAACAAACCACAAGCGACAACTCCACCCCGTTCGTCCTGAGCTTGTCGAAGGGCCTTCCAGAGCGTTTACCACGATCCAGTCCGCCCAAGGGGAAGATATTTACTGTTGGGTTATTGATTGGCTCAAGATCACTGCGGGACTGCAGCCCTTCGACAGGCTCAGGGCGAGCGGTTTATTGGTGGTTGTTATCAATCCAGTAGTCAGATTTTTCCCGTTCCCATGAGGGTAAGGACGTGTGAGCAAACCACAAGCGATACCCCCCACCCCGTTCGCCCTGAGCTTGTCGAAGGGCCTTCCAGAGCGTTTACCACCATCCAGTCCGCCCAAGGGGAAGATATTTCCTGTTGGATTATTGATTGGCTCAAGGTCACTGCGAAACTGCTGCCCTTCGACAGGCTCAGGGCGAACGGTTTATTGTGGTTGTTGTCATTCCAGCACAGCTAACTCGTTTTACTGCAAACGCACTTCCCTGTGCGCCAGCAGGCTGCTGATGACGCCTTTGAGGTGGCGTCGGGTGGGTTGTTTCAGGAAGGCGGACATGCCGGAGGCGGTTGCTTTCCACCACTCTCCCCGGCTGCGGTGGTAATCGCGGTAGGCCGCCGCCAGTTGCGCCTGGGCCAGTCTGAGAGACTGGGGGTCCTGTGCGGTGGCGGCGTCCAAATGTCGCGACAGGATTGTTCTCACCGCCGCCAGGCGTTTGCCCATGCTGCGGGAAATGGCGCCGCGGCGAATCAGATAGCGCATGTCCTGGGCCAGGGTGAATCCTACGTCGCCAACGGTGGATAGTTTCAGCCACAGATCCCAGTCGCTGGCGGACAGCAGGCTGACGTCGAAGCCGCCCACGGCGAAGAAAGCGTCTCGCGACACCATGACGCTGGAGGTGCCGACGACATTTTCGACGTACAAAGTCGATGTGGCGCGCTCCAGTGTGCAATAAGCGTGATCGCGCTTATCCCCTGCTCTCAGACCGCTCAAGGCGACTTCCTGAAAGTGCGGCCAGAATTCGAAACAGCCGCATATCACCGCACTGTTGTTTTCGTGGACATGCACATAGTCAGTAAAGCTCAGCACCGCATCCGGGGTCTGTTGATGATAGGCCACCTGTCGCTCCAGTTTGCCCGGTTCCCAGAGATCATCGGCGTCCAGAAACGCCACCAGTTCCCCTTTTGCGTAGCTCACGCCCAGATTACGCGCGCCGCCGGCGCCCAGACCTTTGTCATACAGAGCGGTCATCGCTCCGTCGTATCCCAGAGTGAAATTACGCAGCCACTCTCTGGAGCCGTCCGTTGAGCCGTCGTCAACAATGATCAACTCCAGGTTTGGATAATCCTGCTCCAGCACGGAATTAACCGCTTGAGGAAGGTACTTCAGGCAGTTGAAAGACGGAATGACGACGGAAATCAAAGGTAAAGGGGTGCTCATGTTGCTACCTCAATAGCGTTACGCTTCGCAGATTGCAAAAATGCCAGACCAAACAACCTGTCTGGATGTGTATAAGCAGGTATTTGCAGCATACGTACCAAGTACGCCATGGCGCGGATCATCCCAACGCATCGCTCTGTTGCGTCCGCTCGGCGGCGCGCCCCGCCGCCACGGTCAACGCCAGCAAAATATACAGAGGCCAGATAAACCCTTGCGTCAGAAAGGTTCCGGACACACAGAAGCCCGTAAGTCCGGATAACAATGCGTTGGTCATCATGAGCTGTGTGCGGTCAGGCGTCGCTGAATAACTCAAGCGCCGCAGCAGACTGAAAATCTTGCGAAACATTCCCACCAGCAACACGATGAAAAAGCTGATGCCAACAAATCCCGTTTCCGCCAACACCTGAAACCAAGTCGAATGCACCGCATGATTTTTGCCATCCCAATGCGGGCTGTAGAAGTAATAATTGGAGTAAAAATTATCGATGCCGACGCCGGTAAAGGGATGCGCCAGCGCCATGTTGAACGCGGCCTGCCACGCATAAATTCGCCCCATGGCGGACTCATCAATGCCGTCCTCCGCCGCGCCGCCGGAAGCACGATCGGAAATACCCGCAGCGGCGA is drawn from Hahella sp. KA22 and contains these coding sequences:
- a CDS encoding diguanylate cyclase is translated as MKSPTVPKKEFESSGQQSGMQVLLVDDDFFFREYISLLLEEAGHKVLKAASAEEGLHILKTHPCSIILTDWMMPAFSGLDFCMQVRRWEQGYHYIILLTGKETSAEVVEGLSAGADDFIKKSASPSEMMARVKCGARIIQQHRKLEEQKERIAQLAERDPLTNVYNRHFLYTRLPGEIKRSKRYHIELSVIMTDIDYFKRINDGHGHLIGDRALKFFARTLSENLRQNVDWVCRYGGEEFVIVLPNTELEKGVRTAEKLRSILEHSVMTTENGELNFTASFGVAALSSLKDVYEMESLLQLADERLYESKNKGRNCVSF
- a CDS encoding glycosyltransferase family A protein, whose translation is MSTPLPLISVVIPSFNCLKYLPQAVNSVLEQDYPNLELIIVDDGSTDGSREWLRNFTLGYDGAMTALYDKGLGAGGARNLGVSYAKGELVAFLDADDLWEPGKLERQVAYHQQTPDAVLSFTDYVHVHENNSAVICGCFEFWPHFQEVALSGLRAGDKRDHAYCTLERATSTLYVENVVGTSSVMVSRDAFFAVGGFDVSLLSASDWDLWLKLSTVGDVGFTLAQDMRYLIRRGAISRSMGKRLAAVRTILSRHLDAATAQDPQSLRLAQAQLAAAYRDYHRSRGEWWKATASGMSAFLKQPTRRHLKGVISSLLAHREVRLQ